In Lycium barbarum isolate Lr01 chromosome 9, ASM1917538v2, whole genome shotgun sequence, the DNA window CGCAAACATTGAGATGGTTGACGCGAACATCCAAAGTCAAGTTCTGCTGCTCAGCTGCCTCAAGTTGCTGCTTTAGAACTGCAACCTCATTTTCTGACTTTTCCCAACCTACCAAATATTACAAAACGATGGAACTAATCAagattaaaagaaaagaaaaaaaaaggcctTTGTTCATTTTTGGCTCGTCAGCCAAAATTAATTACAGGAccagccaaaatatacaaaacctatacactaattatgtatattatatgcatatttatgtatattgtaTGTAGATTATATGTAtctttatacttaatatacaaaacctatgcATTTACCAGCTATTATGTTTTAgagcggtccaaaaatgtaattatcccagAAAAAAATGCATGATTGATCAGAACAAGTTCCAAACGTTATTCTACGTGTGATTCAGTCTTATGGAAGAAAGGGAACGGTGGAAGATACCTGCAACGGCTTCTTCTGCCACTTTAGCATGCTGCTTAACTAAGTCTTCTTTTGCACTAACATTAACTAGAGCAGCTGATAACTTCTCTATCAGCTACTTTGGACTTTCCTTGGCTTCATGCCCAATAGTTGCAGCTTTTGAGGTTACTTCCGGTGATTGGCACAAAAGCTTACTTCCGGTGATTGGCTATCATTATCTGGAGTTTCTTTTAATGGATCCTgctccaaatagcagaaattGCAAGTGTTGAAGTGAGAAAACATAAGCTAATAAGCACTGGCAGGAATTACCAGGGGAAAAAAGGCAAGGAGAAAACAAATATAGAGTAAAGGCCCCAGGAGCGTGGCATAAATTATTCTAACAGGTGAACAACAGTCAAATCAGGCACAAATTTACTATGGGGGGATAGTTTGCTTTCGAGGACTTACAGCTACTATTACTATCAATGGGTTGATTTTGTTTAATTCAATTAACTTATATCTTTTCTTATCAAAACACGTGTATAATGGTTCGTCGAAAAATTTTGGTCAATGGTTCGTCGAAAAATGAGAGATCCTGAAATACTCATATGAAACTTGAACCCCACAGTTCCACAAACTGGTAGACGCAAGGAAAAAGAGGTAGGAGAAGAATAGATACATGGAAATCGACCGGAGTCTCAAAGATATAGCATTTGGAGAAGGCATTTTAGAAAACTAAAGTTTCATGGAGTATAAGCAGTAACACTTCCTAATTCTTTTAGGCATTTTAGGCCACTTTAACTTGATGATGTAACAAACTTATATCACTTGCGGTAAACAAAAATCGAATTCTTTTGCATGTGTATGTTTGAATAATGAGATATTTGAACTTATCTTACCATCTCTTTCAGCAAGTGAAGTCATTATGTCATCAATTCCCTGCTCCATGCCCTTGAGTCCACATATGTACACAAATGTATTGTCTTTCTTGAGTAAAGTCCATAGTTCTTCAGCATATTGAGCCATTCTGATCTGGATGTACATCTTTTCACCTTTCTCATTAGTTTGCTCGCTGCTCACAGCAAAGTCCAGTCTGAAGTTTTCTGGGGCCTTCTCCTTCATTTTCTCGAATTCCTGCAACAAGTTCCAAAGTTATAAATCTTAATCCTGCATTGTTACATAATATTTTTTAATCCAAGAAGCATTGAAGAATCCAATTACCTCCTTGTAAAGCAGTGAGCTACTTGTTGGAACACCCAAGAAAAGCCAAGCCAAACCATTGAACTGCATAAACCCAAAGCCGTATTTAAGGAAATAATGAGATAAGGTAAGATAATGCCACTAAAATTCTAGCCATACGACCCTGTCAAGAATTTTTGCTAGCAGCTATGTAGTTTAATTACATACGCAAATGCATAATCAAATAGATTCAAAATGAGTGTGATCTCATTATACATAAGCATTTTTT includes these proteins:
- the LOC132609142 gene encoding ferredoxin--NADP reductase, leaf-type isozyme, chloroplastic-like isoform X2, which codes for MKPRAEVKITGPVGKEMLMPKDPNPTVVMLATGTGIAPFRAFLWKMFFEKHEDYKFNGLAWLFLGVPTSSSLLYKEEFEKMKEKAPENFRLDFAVSSEQTNEKGEKMYIQIRMAQYAEELWTLLKKDNTFVYICGLKGMEQGIDDIMTSLAERDGSIKRNSR
- the LOC132609142 gene encoding ferredoxin--NADP reductase, leaf-type isozyme, chloroplastic-like isoform X3: MRPWGQKGDNHTSRIRTSGTGIAPFRAFLWKMFFEKHEDYKFNGLAWLFLGVPTSSSLLYKEEFEKMKEKAPENFRLDFAVSSEQTNEKGEKMYIQIRMAQYAEELWTLLKKDNTFVYICGLKGMEQGIDDIMTSLAERDGSIKRNSR
- the LOC132609142 gene encoding ferredoxin--NADP reductase, leaf-type isozyme, chloroplastic-like isoform X1, which codes for MRPWGQKGDNHTSRIRTSEMKPRAEVKITGPVGKEMLMPKDPNPTVVMLATGTGIAPFRAFLWKMFFEKHEDYKFNGLAWLFLGVPTSSSLLYKEEFEKMKEKAPENFRLDFAVSSEQTNEKGEKMYIQIRMAQYAEELWTLLKKDNTFVYICGLKGMEQGIDDIMTSLAERDGSIKRNSR